From Anopheles arabiensis isolate DONGOLA chromosome 3, AaraD3, whole genome shotgun sequence, a single genomic window includes:
- the LOC120900505 gene encoding cGMP-dependent protein kinase, isozyme 1, protein METIKRENIQLGDNRKLVATMGGPLPPSAIGATASSSTVVVRSSPTQPTPPQSVAEASVVNPVTSLCEVVDQRQAPGEKSVHPQSPTSHRAWFRKSNTCGSLYVQCGCTVEPGDGTQPNDQQRHSDPAWSSSPPRPPVPTRPISLSDKDIRRIRPRTDKPPFIHPDSPTTVYSGAAVPHDASVRKSHPNRALVPTAQTANGDYEILHTAHSKRYSTPTIGTGYAFHPEFVLQKLGPIGDETGGAAQIQSPSPQSEPVRGGAAKVVFKQRSCTSYPGLAEGSEPFGASFSNASSVEEVGSAVVRRQDTEIGALPTLGSFEDLGRRQSVSSPPPPQQQQHQPAVTVNDTGGTLDTTGHCRGVLIESNSNSAGKVSSACAIPARKGRQLFVDSGSDQLSVSLDTGREAHRRSEAAHHQPGAVASCISAENSPPSPPSLLLSPVIPSKFDCSAKEYLIQSGILGPMGNGSSLLMRKTSKIVPNIDTPVKERIRKNSVKFWGKVLTEDRRKSLTGQCDSLQSYGSSMTISGTEPNSLEEELVGLRRLLRARDDEIDKLRREIDKLKSVLQQKAINSLEQTSIPSGQQRLTLTSPAGTPSHKGQHVAEGELLSSIQANYAMAGQPLSELFGISGNSFKLHQMKSVKGITLQAMKKQGVSGESCDLMGSQSSDIKIPKYKKDFSAKQLIKDAIMENDFFKNIDSLQIREIVDSMYSREFRKGEYVIHEGEAGSHLYVSAAGEFEVIKDSKVLGVMGPGRAFGELAILYNCTRTASIRVLCDSRVWVLDRRVFQQIMMRTGMQRIEENVNFLKSVPLLKHLSNDVLTKIADVLEVEFYPAGAFIIRQGAAGDTFFLISQGTVKVTQRLPGRSVEEEIRILVRGEYFGEQALIREDKRTANIIAMSPGVECLTLDRESFTKHIGDLCELQEKNYGDEERVLAFRNLENTHPSLGSCQPELMDVNLTDLEVVGTLGVGGFGRVELVKLERNGDTKVYALKCMKKRHIVDTRQQEHMYSERKIMLACQSPFICRLYRTYKDAKFVYMLLEACMGGEVWTILRDRVTFEDSTAKFIVACVLQAFDFLHARGIVYRDLKPENLLLDARGYAKLVDFGFSKFIGYSSKTWTFCGTPEYVAPEIILNKGHDRSVDYWALGILIHELLTGIPPFTAADPMKTYNIILKGIDMVNFPKHMSRAAVSLIKRLCRDVPSERLGYQRGGVQDIKKHKWFQGFDWDGLIALTLKSPLQPNLLGPLDMSNFDIFPKDLDIPPDELSGWDADF, encoded by the exons ATGGAAACGATTAAGAGGGAAAATATACAGCTAGGTGATAATAGAAAACTGGTGGCCACGATGGGCGGCCcactaccaccatcagcaATCGGCGCTAcggccagcagcagtacgGTGGTCGTCCGGTCGTCACCAACACAGCCAACACCGCCCCAGTCGGTCGCCGAAGCGAGCGTCGTCAATCCGGTCACGTCACTGTGCGAGGTGGTCGACCAGCGCCAGGCACCGGGCGAGAAATCAGTTCATCCGCAGTCGCCGACGTCGCACCGTGCGTGGTTTCGGAAGTCCAACACTTGTGGCAGCCTGTACGTACAGTGTGGATGCACCGTAGAGCCCGGTGACGGCACGCAACCGAACGACCAGCAACGTCACAGTGATCCTGCCTGGAGTTCCAGCCCACCCCGTCCGCCAGTGCCCACGCGACCCATTTCGCTGTCCGATAAGGACATTCGAAGGATTCGCCCCCGGACCGATAAGCCCCCGTTCATACACCCGGACAGCCCGACGACGGTGTACAGCGGTGCGGCCGTTCCCCACGATGCCTCGGTGAGGAAGTCCCACCCCAACCGTGCCCTTGTCCCGACGGCACAAACCGCCAACGGGGACTACGAAATTCTGCACACGGCACATTCCAAGCGCTACTCGACACCGACCATCGGCACCGGGTACGCCTTCCATCCGGAGTTTGTCCTGCAAAAGCTTGGCCCGATCGGTGACGAGACTGGCGGTGCGGCTCAAATCCAGTCCCCCTCGCCCCAGTCGGAACCGGTGCGTGGCGGTGCAGCGAAAGTTGTGTTCAAGCAAAGAAGCTGCACAAGCTACCCGGGACTAGCGGAAGGCAGTGAACCGTTTGGGGCGTCCTTTTCGAACGCGTCCAGCGTCGAGGAAGTTGGATCAGCAGTAGTGCGGCGCCAGGACACTGAAATCGGTGCTCTGCCTACGCTTGGGTCGTTCGAGGATCTTGGACGACGGCAAAGTGTGAgttcgccgccaccgccacagcaacagcaacaccaaccAGCCGTCACCGTGAACGACACTGGTGGTACCCTTGACACGACCGGACATTGCCGCGGCGTGCTAATTGAATCAAACAGCAACAGTGCGGGCAAAGTGAGCAGCGCGTGCGCCATCCCGGCACGGAAGGGCAGGCAGCTGTTTGTGGACAGTGGCAGCGATCAACTTAGCGTCTCGCTCGACACTGGGCGCGAGGCACACCGGCGGAGCGAGGCAGCCCACCACCAGCCCGGTGCCGTTGCGAGCTGCATCAGTGCAGAGAACAGCCCGCCGAGCCCACCGTCCCTGCTGCTCAGCCCGGTCATACCGTCAAAGTTCGACTGCTCCGCGAAGGAGTACCTGATACAGTCCGGCATACTCGGTCCGATGGGTAATGGGTCGTCGCTGCTCATGCGCAAAACCTCCAAGATTGTGCCGAACATTGATACGCCGGTGAAGGAGCGG ATACGCAAAAATTCGGTAAAGTTTTGGGGCAAAGTGCTTACCGAGGATCGGCGAAAATCGCTCACCGGTCAGTGTGACAGTTTGCAGTCGTACGGCAGCTCAATGACGATCAGCGGTACCGAACCGAACAGCCTGGAGGAGGAGCTCGTTGGTCTGCGCAGGCTGCTGAGGGCGCGCGATGACGAGATCGACAAGCTGCGGCGTGAGATCGACAAGCTGAAG AGTGTACTGCAGCAGAAGGCAATCAACAGTCTCGAGCAAACGAGCATACCATCGGGACAGCAGCGGCTAACGCTGACCAGCCCGGCGGGCACACCGTCGCACAAGGGCCAGCATGTGGCCGAGGGTGAGCTGCTGTCCAGCATACAGGCCAACTACGCGATGGCCGGTCAGCCGCTGTCCGAGCTGTTCGGCATATCCGGCAACAGCTTCAAGCTGCACCAGATGAAGTCAGTCAAGGGCATCACGCTGCAGGCGATGAAGAAGCAGGGCGTGTCGGGCGAAAGCTGCGACCTGATGGGTAGCCAGTCGAGCGACATTAAGATACCAAAGTACAAGAAAGATTTCAG TGCAAAGCAGCTGATCAAAGACGCAATCATGGAGAacgatttctttaaaaatatcgaCTCGCTGCAGATAAGAGAGATCGTCGATTCGATGTACAGCCGAGAGTTTCGCAAGGGTGAGTACGTCATCCACGAGGGTGAGGCCGGATCGCATCTGTACGTGTCAGCGGCCGGTGAGTTTGAAGTCATCAAGGATAGCAAGGTGCTAGGGGTGATGGGACCGGGCAGGGCATTCGGTGAGCTCGCCATACTGTACAACTGCACGCGAACGGCATCGATACGAG TGCTATGTGATTCCCGCGTCTGGGTGCTGGACCGTCGAGTGTTCCAGCAGATAATGATGCGCACCGGAATGCAGCGGATTGAGGAGAACGTAAACTTCTTGAAGTCGGTACCGCTGCTAAAGCACCTCAGCAACGATGTCCTTACAAAAATTGCTGACGTTTTGGAGGTG GAATTCTATCCGGCTGGAGCATTCATCATACGGCAAGGTGCCGCTGGAGATACGTTCTTTTTAATTAGCCAGGGAACGGTAAAAGTAACTCAGCGGCTTCCCG GACGCTCGGTGGAGGAAGAGATACGCATCCTCGTCCGTGGAGAGTACTTCGGCGAGCAGGCGCTCATTAGGGAGGACAAGCGCACGGCCAACATTATCGCCATGTCGCCCGGTGTCGAGTGTCTGACGCTGGATCGCGAATCGTTCACCAAGCACATCGGCGACCTGTGCGAACTGCAGGAGAAAAACTACGGCGACGAGGAGCGAGTGCTTGCGTTCCGCAATCTCGAGAACACTCACCCATCGCTCGGATCGTGTCAACCGG AGCTAATGGATGTGAATCTAACCGACCTGGAGGTGGTGGGAACGCTCGGTGTCGGTGGGTTCGGTCGGGTCGAGCTGGTAAAGCTCGAGCGGAACGGTGATACGAAGGTGTACGCGCTGAAGTGCATGAAAAAGCGGCACATCGTGGACACGCGGCAGCAGGAGCACATGTACAGCGAGCGGAAGATTATGCTGGCCTGCCAGAGCCCGTTCATCTGCCGGCTCTACCGCACGTACAAGGATGCGAAGTTCGTGTACATGCTGCTGGAGGCTTGCATGGGCGGTGAGGTGTGGACGATCCTGCGCGATCGCGTTACGTTCGAGGACTCGACGGCTAAGTTTATTGTGGCGTGCGTGCTGCAGGCGTTTGACTTTCTGCACGCCCGGGGCATCGTGTATCGGGATTTGAAGCCGGAGAATCTGCTACTGGATGCGCGGGGATATGCGAAATTG gttGACTTTGGATTCTCCAAATTCATTGGCTACAGCAGCAAAACGTGGACATTCTGTGGTACGCCCGAGTACGTGGCGCCGGAAATAATTCTCAACAAAGGGCACGACCGATCCGTCGACTACTGGGCGTTGGGCATACTGATACACGAGCTGCTGACTGGCAT CCCACCCTTTACTGCAGCAGATCCCATGAAAACGTACAATATCATACTGAAGGGCATCGACATGGTAAACTTCCCCAAGCACATGTCCCGTGCCGCCGTCAGCCTTATCAAACGACTCTGCCGAGATGTCCCATCGGAGCGGTTGGGTTACCAGCGCGGTGGCGTACAGGACATCAAAAAGCACAA ATGGTTCCAGGGCTTCGACTGGGATGGTTTGATCGCGCTCACACTTAAATCCCCACTGCAGCCGAATCTGCTGGGACCGCTGGACATGTCCAACTTCGATATCTTCCCCAAAGACTTAGACATTCCGCCGGACGAGCTGTCCGGGTGGGATGCCGATTTCTGA